A window of the Cannabis sativa cultivar Pink pepper isolate KNU-18-1 chromosome X, ASM2916894v1, whole genome shotgun sequence genome harbors these coding sequences:
- the LOC115702660 gene encoding uncharacterized protein LOC115702660: MMTLFLNLRNLRLKTLTPFSLSDTIFHYESQMGFCSTLPRVHQKNVSVFWDLNNKPPNPFPPYEAALKLKKTASSFGFVRHTVAFANQQTLSYVPAAIKEQRKDRKKLTQLENKGLVKPPERYFCRVCGRNFYNHEKFVNHFKQIHERENTKRLNQIESARGSQRVKLVAKYSMKMEKYKNCARDVLTPKVGYGLADELKRAGFLVREVSDKSRVAGIEMREHIVEMMDLRKAECVVLVSDDLGFGSVVEEAKMRCYKTVVVGNVNDGGLKRIADSSFSWKEIMMGKARKEAVSVVGKWKDRDVLKGLEWSYKPEKEKSEFDDDDESEDDVDFEKRFEDGDGGSLKKDHSRFWWEMESDNDDSMTSHSCK; the protein is encoded by the coding sequence ATGATGACATTATTCCTCAATCTCAGAAACTTAAGGTTAAAAACCTTAACCCCATTCTCACTCTCAGATACAATTTTTCATTATGAATCTCAAATGGGTTTTTGTTCAACATTGCCAAGAGTTCACCAAAAGAATGTTTCTGTATTTTGGGATTTAAACAACAAACCCCCAAACCCATTTCCGCCATATGAAGCTGCACTCAAGCTCAAGAAAACCGCGTCCTCTTTCGGGTTTGTACGCCACACGGTTGCCTTTGCAAATCAACAGACCTTGAGCTATGTCCCTGCAGCCATTAAAGAACAAAGGAAAGATCGAAAGAAGCTGACACAGTTGGAGAACAAGGGTTTAGTAAAGCCTCCAGAGCGGTACTTTTGCAGGGTATGTGGTAGAAACTTCTATAACCATGAAAAGTTTGTTAATCATTTCAAACAGATTCACGAGCGAGAGAACACAAAGAGATTGAATCAGATTGAGTCAGCTAGAGGGAGTCAGAGAGTGAAGCTTGTAGcaaaatattcaatgaaaatGGAGAAGTACAAAAACTGTGCTAGAGATGTTTTGACTCCAAAAGTTGGGTATGGCTTAGCAGACGAGCTAAAGCGAGCTGGGTTTTTGGTGAGGGAGGTATCCGATAAGTCTCGAGTTGCAGGCATTGAAATGAGGGAGCATATAGTTGAGATGATGGATTTGAGGAAAGCAGAGTGCGTGGTGCTTGTTTCGGATGATTTGGGGTTTGGTAGTGTTGTTGAGGAAGCTAAGATGAGGTGTTATAAGACTGTGGTTGTGGGGAATGTTAATGATGGAGGTTTGAAAAGGATTGCAGAtagttctttttcatggaaggAGATTATGATGGGGAAAGCTCGGAAAGAGGCTGTTTCTGTTGTTGGTAAGTGGAAAGACCGGGATGTTTTGAAAGGACTCGAGTGGAGTTATAAGCCAGAGAAGGAGAAGAGTGagtttgatgatgatgatgagagtGAGGATGATGTGGATTTTGAGAAAAGGTTTGAGGATGGTGATGGTGGTAGTTTGAAGAAAGATCACAGTCGTTTTTGGTGGGAGATGGAGTCTGATAATGATGATTCCATGACATCTCACTCTTGTAAATGA